Genomic DNA from Amycolatopsis alba DSM 44262:
TGGAGGTGGCGACCAAGACCGCCGAGAAAATCGAGATCGATGGAAAGTCTTCGCTTCCGCAGCTATCCGTGTACGGCAACCTGATGTTGTCCGCGGCCACCGCCACAGGACGAAACATCAAGCTGCGAACCCGAGCCGCAAAAGCAGACGACTTCCTCACCGAGGCCCGCGCCATCGCAGAGCGGACCGGTGAGCGCAACGACTACGAATCCGCCTTCGGGCGCAACCAGGTGATCATGCAAACCGCCGACGTTCAGGTGGTCACCGAGCAGTTTTCCAAGGTTCTGCGGACCGCACGAACAATGCCCCGCGACGCCGGCCTGCCGTTGGCCGCTCGCAGCCGTCACCTCACGGACGTCGCTCTCGCGCAGACCCGGCTCGGCATGGACGACCACGCGGCGAACACTGTCTTGTCGATCTCCACGGCCGCCCCGGACTGGATCAATCACCAGACCTTGTACAAGGCCGTCGTGGGCGAACTCGATGACCGCCTGGTGAAGACCCCGCTGCATGAGCTGGCGCAGAAGATCGGCGCAAACAGCGAAGCGCCGTAACTCTTTGTAGTGCATTAGTCCGAAAGAGTAGTGCTACAAGGCGTAGGACCCACTTCGGGCGAACCGTACTAACGTCGTCACCGTGACCGACGACGAGCGTTCTACCAGCACAAACGAGGCCCCAGAGGTCCCGGTGCGGCGATCGAGCGCGTCGAACGATCGGTCAGGTTCGTGGGCTCGCGTGGCACACCTGGCGACTCGCGACGAGTGCCGATTTCTGGGGGCAGTTCCCTGCCGCTGCTCGGTAGCCAGCGACGACGCGACGGCGGGGACGTGATGAGCGATAGCCAAGGAATGCGGGTCCGGATCGGGATTCGGAACCACCTCGACAGACGGCACGCCTATCTGGATCCGCAGCTGAGGCAACTGGAGCACCGAGAGATCGACAAGATCCGTCCTCTCTGCCACGCCGATCCCGCGAACGTCGGCCTCATGCACATGTGCGATATGGTCAACCGGTTTCCGTTGCAGCATCTCGGCGGCGAGTTCGTCGCCTGCCTCGGATGCCGAAACTGGCTCGAGACCCATCCGCACATCGTCGTCTGCCGCAACGACCTGATCGTCTGCGACGAGCACAACGTCGTCGTGGCGAACCGCGGCGGCCTGCCCCTCGAAGTCATCACGGTCGACGATTCGGACCGCGATGACCTGCCCAGCCCTCGACGCCCTCAGAGGCGAATAGGAGGTCGGCACTTGCTGCCCATCCCCTGATCAGCCCCCGGCTCACGCATTGGCGAACTTGACGGCACGCCAGCGTTCCCCTCTCCCCAAAGAGTGATCGGGCGTGAGGCGGAGGCACCGAACCCCGCTCCTCCCCTGAGTGAACTTCATCGTTCTCCTACCTCAGGGTTGCAGGAGCTGGGCACGGTGCACGGGCCGCCTTGAAGAAGCGGCCGCGGACACCAGGCGCTCCTGGGATACCTGTGTAGGACCTTCTCGGGAGCGCCCCTTTTACCCCTCTTTCCACCTCAGGTTCTGGCCGCTCAACGCCCAGTCCTTTCCTGAGGACCGGGGAGATGGGCACGGTGCACGGACGGTCGTGAGCCCATCGCGTGCACCACCACCCGATCCAGGCGCTTCCGGGAAGCTTCCTCGCACGGGTTGCCCCCAGGAGCGCCCCCAAACAGCCTCCTGCAGGAGGTGGACCCGTTCTCTCCAGCCTCCGGGAACTTCACGGACACCGGAAGTCGTGGAAAACGGTTCGGTGCGCAGAACTCGGCTCCGTAGCCGGGTTCGTGTGCACCAAACCGACTGGCGTCGACCCGGCCGGTGGGCACTCTCGATACTCGCGCATCGGGAGTGCTCAACCACAACTTCAAACGCTCCTGCGAGTACCAGGTTCGGCCCGACGTCCTCACTTCCCCTGCGGGGCCAGGCCGGAAATGGGTCAACGCCGCAGGACGAAGGCACCGTCACGCTGCTGGGCCCCCTCTCGTGCCGTGACGGCAGTCCTTCCCGCTGGTGCAGGACCAGCAGTAGCGCCCTCGGACATCAGCACCTGGGTCCGGGGGCGTTCTACTGCTCCCGCTCCTTCACCGCGGCCGAACCACCTCCCAGAGCCACCGGCGCGGCACCGGCCTCACCGGTGATCACTCGGTACGAGCGTGGCGCCGCCGGACTTCTCGGAGTCCACCGCCGTCGTGCCGATTCCGTCGTTGACCTCGTCGGAGGCCTTCGACTCCGGGCGTGCTGTTCGAGGCAGCGGTGGCCGAACGGCTGATCGACCACGCACGGCAGGTCTACGCCGGGGCCCGCCGGGTCGAGAGCGACCAGGCTCTGCGAGATCTGGCGATCGTGCGAGGCTAACCGCTTGAGACGACGCCCAGCAGAGTGTGGGTGAAGGGAGGTGCCGGTCGTGAACGCGATCATCAACCGTGGCGGTGAGCACGATGTGCTGGCCGCGGCCCGCGAGGACCACGACTCGGTCGTCGCCCTGACCCGTGAGCTGGTCGCCATCCCCAGCCGCGGCGGGATCGACCCCTATGAACCGGTACTCACCCGGCTGGGCAGCTGGCTGGACCGGCACGACCTGGCCGCCACCGTGCTCAAGGACCAGACCGGCGCCACCGTCGGCCTGACCTGCGAGATCCATGGGGCTCGTCCCGGTCCGCGGTGGGTGCTCGACGCCTGCCTGGACACCGCTCCCTTCGGCGACGAGGCCGCCTGGACCCACCCGCCGACCTCCGCGGCCATCAGCGACGGCTGGCTCTACGGGCGCGGCAGCGCCGATTCCAAGTCCGGTGCCGCGATCTTCTGCCACATCGCCGCCCGGCTAGCCTCCGACGCCGATCGTCTCCACGGCTGCCTGGTCCTGCTGGTCGACGTTGACGAGCACACCGGCGGCTTCGGTGGCGCGAAACGATTCTTCGAGGGTCCCGACGCGCCCGACGACGTGGCCGGCGTGATGATCGGCTACCCCGGCATGGACAAACTCGTCGTCGGCGGACGTGGCGTGCACCGCGTCAAGCTGCATGTGCACGGCGTGGCCTCGCACTCCGGCGGCAGCAAGACCAGCCCGAGCGCCATCGAGAAGGCCGCCAATCTGATCCGGGTGCTGTCCGCCGCCGAGCTCTCCGACAGTGCCAGCGCCGAATTCCCGATGGCGGGCAAGGTCACCGTGACCGCGATCGAGGGCGGCCAGGGCTACTCGGTCACCCCGGACCTGTGCACCCTCAACGTCGATGTCCGCACGACCCGGACCTTCGACGACGAGGACGCCGCCCGCCTGCTCAAGCACCTCGTCGCCCAGGTCGACGACGCCTGGCCCGGAACCCAGCCCACCCTCATCCAGGTCGACACCCGCTGGCCCGCCTTCGCCCTCGCCGAGGGCTCCCGTCTGCGCACCGCCATCCTCGACGCCGCCAGGACGGTCGGCGTCGAGGTCGAGCCCAAGGTCGCCGGGCCGTCCAACATCGGCAACTACCTCGCCGGGTTGAACATCCCGGCCACCGCGGGCTTCGGCGCCGACTACGTCGGCCTGCACGGCACCGACGAACGCATCCGCATCGACACCATCCCCACCGTCCAAGCCATCTACCACGCCGCCGTACTCGCCCTCATGGGTGCCTAGCGCCGGCCCCGGACGCGTCGCGTCACTGCGTGATTATGTCCGTGGGTTTTGACCGCACGTGTTCGTGGATTCTGGCCGCACATCTTGATCAGCTGTCATAAGCAATGTCGCCGAGTTTCGACCGCGCTATGGCATTGCTTGTGATCAAGCCTGGCCGCTGCTTGACGCGTCTTCAGGCCATTCGTCCTCCGCTTCGCGCCGGGGGCTCTACCTGGCGTCGTCCTCGTTGCGGCTCCACCACGTTGCCAGTCGTGAAGCGATCGACAGCAGCGCGGAAGTGGAACGGGTTATCGCGCTGGCAGCTGGCGAACGCCGCCTACCCCGAACGACCGGTAAGCGGCATGAGAGTACGTACCCCCTCCTGTCCACCCACGGCGGTCCGGATGTCACGGTGTGAGGTTCAGCAGGAGGGCGATGGTGCCGAATGTCTGCAGGAGAAAGGTCAGGCCGGCGTGCATCCCGATCGACACCCGCAGATCCTTCTTCCGCCAGGCGAACCAGGGCCCGGGGAGAAAGAAGATGATCCTGGACAGGAACACCCAGGGCGACCACAGGTGGTACAGCGAGAACAGCACCGTGCTGACAACCGGCGCCCATCGGCCCAGCCGGGACAGGCGGCCCATCAGGAATCCACGGAAGTACAGCTCCTCGATGACCGGAAAGGCCAGCCCGGTCAGGGGAATGCAGACCGCCAACGCGATGACCATGACCGAGTGCGGGTATCCGGAGAGGACGTCGGTGACGCCACCGCCCGCGCCTTCGAACGGAACCCACCGGAATAGCCGCTCGTAGAAGAAGTTGTCCATGGGCGTCAACGCGAATGACACCATAAGGAACCACACGATCAGGGGGATGACGATGGCGACGAGTTTCCCGCGGGATAGTGGCTTGTCCAGGTAGTGCACCACTCCACGTAGCGTGAACCGGCCGTTGCGCCGGCGGCCCAGCCACAGCAGCAGGCCGAGCTCGAACGGCAGGAGGGCCAGGAGCATGGCGATCGCCCAGCCCAGGAACGGCGGATAGCCGATGGACTCGGCCAGAGGTGCGCCGATGAGCAGGTAAACGGCGACGATCAGGACGCCGGGGGCGAGGTGCAGCGTGATGGACAGCGGCAAGGAGTGCCTGTCGGCCAGCAACCGCTCGGCGATTCGGCTCGGTCGAGCCTCTTCTGTGGCGGACATAGGCTTCCGCGTGTTCTCGTTCTCCATGCCGGGGATGGTCGTCCGGTCCGATGACATGGCGCTGACACGGCACTGACACGGTTCACAGACGTACCGAGAGCGCCGCCAGGCCGAGACGCTGCGAACACTCAACTCGGCATGAGCGCACGATGCCACCGGACGTCATCGGCCGGAAACAGAGCGGAGAACCCCATGACCATCTGGCACCATGGGCCCATGGATGTGGCACGGCCCGAACGGCGTGAGGATGTACTCTCCGCGCTAAGAGTGCTCGCGGCGGAGCCTCTCGTTCTGGATGGTGCGGGCGGCGACGCGCGATGGCCAGGCCTCACCGACGCTGTCCACTGGTTGGTGGACGACACTCCGTGGGACTTGGTGGATCCGATCACTTCGATCGGGACGATCCTCCGCGATGACCACGAGGCCAACGCAGTTCGAGAGGTGGTGGCCGCGATCATTTCCGTGTCGGCACGCCAAGGCTCCATGAGTTCGGACGCGGCTTGGTTCGGTGACAGTGGCTGGCGCGAGGTTCGGCGGACCGCCGCAGACGCACTCACCTGTCTGGCACGGTGAGCACGCCCCTGCCTCATCCCACCGACAAGTCAGGATCATGCGCAGGAGCATTCGCTCATCGGCACGAGAGGACGTCTGCGTGTGGGTGTCCGGACGATCTGGCTCAGTGCTGCTGGCGGTCGCCCGAAGTAGCCGGTGAAGTTTCGCTAGATCGTCCAGGGGGTAGTCCAGCGACACGAAACGTCAGTCTGGGGAGTGGTGCTCGTGTATCGGATCAAGCCGTCCAAGCCCGCCGCCGTGTTCGGCGCGGTTGTCGGCGTCGCGGTGATCATCTTCGTCCTGGTGCGGTTCCCGCTGCGCGAGCCGTTCATCTGGCTCTGGCTGGCCGTCGCGGTGGGTGTCGTGGGCTTCAGCCTATGGGCGGCGTTCGCCAAGCGCGGCGCCGAGAAAGTGGTTGTCGAGGATCGCCCGCAGTCGGATTCCTGAGTGGTGCGTCCGAATTCGGTCAGTCCGTCCACTGCCCGTCGGATCGTCGGCAAGTGCTTGCGTCGCGGCCCCGAGGTCACCGGCCCGAGCAAGCGATAGGCACGTCATGCAGGGTGACAGCCCGTTCAAGCCGGGCCGGGTCCGGGGAGCTCACGCCCCGACGCAAGGTGCCGGGGCTCCCGCGTCAACGTGCGCTCATCGGCATGAGGGCGCACTCGGCAGGGCGCGTGCCGTACGGAACGATGATCCAATGCTGGTTCAGGTGGAGCGGTTCTCCCGGAATCCCGGCGATGCCGCGTTGGTCACCGTGAGGACCCCGGTCGGGACCGTGGCGGCGTCTTGGGGCGGAAACCTGGAGTCCGCAGTCGCCCGGCTCTAGTGTCCGTCAGGGACGTCAGGTCGGAGTGGCGTCGGGAGATTCAGGCCCGGCGTTGGTATCCGGTGTCGTGTTTCCTGTTGTGGTCGGGTCCGGTCCGGCGGCCAGGTCCCAGGTGTCGTGGCCGGGTGACTGGCCGTCGTGGAGGAACTTCAGTGCCGCCAAGGGATCGCGGAGCAGTTCGCTGTGTTTCTCCAGTACGGCGGCCTGCATCTCGCTGACGGTGAAGACGACGAGATCGCCCGCTCTTTTGATCATGACGATGGAACCCAGGCGGACGACGGCGTTCTCCTGCTCTCTCACGACCGCGTGCAGCGCCGCGGCGGCTTCGGCTTTCGCTTTGTCGATCTCGGCCTGGCGCTTGCCGAGCCCTTCGAGTTCCAGCGCGCGTTCCAGTTTCGCCAGCCGGTCCCTCACCGGTTCGGAGTCGGCGACTTCACGACCACGAGCCCAGAAACGCTGCCACCAGGAACCTTGGACGGAGGGCTCCTCGACAGCGACCTCCAGCCCGAACTCGCAAGACCCGTACGACGGCGCCCTTCAACGCCAGGCCATCGTCGGCGGAGGTGTAGACCGAGACCGGTGTCCATAGCCCGGCGGTGATCATCGCCTGGGCGAATGCCCCGAAAGCAGTGGGCGGCCGGGTCGCCGGGCCAGCTCCTTCAGGTGACCGGGGGCCTTGACGAGTCGGTGAGCACCTGCGAAGCTCGGGTGACAGATGGATTGGAAATGTCACATCGGGGAGGGCGGGTTCCGGGATCTGCGAACCTGGCGGGCGGCAT
This window encodes:
- a CDS encoding M20 family metallopeptidase, encoding MNAIINRGGEHDVLAAAREDHDSVVALTRELVAIPSRGGIDPYEPVLTRLGSWLDRHDLAATVLKDQTGATVGLTCEIHGARPGPRWVLDACLDTAPFGDEAAWTHPPTSAAISDGWLYGRGSADSKSGAAIFCHIAARLASDADRLHGCLVLLVDVDEHTGGFGGAKRFFEGPDAPDDVAGVMIGYPGMDKLVVGGRGVHRVKLHVHGVASHSGGSKTSPSAIEKAANLIRVLSAAELSDSASAEFPMAGKVTVTAIEGGQGYSVTPDLCTLNVDVRTTRTFDDEDAARLLKHLVAQVDDAWPGTQPTLIQVDTRWPAFALAEGSRLRTAILDAARTVGVEVEPKVAGPSNIGNYLAGLNIPATAGFGADYVGLHGTDERIRIDTIPTVQAIYHAAVLALMGA
- a CDS encoding SCO4402 family protein; this encodes MTIWHHGPMDVARPERREDVLSALRVLAAEPLVLDGAGGDARWPGLTDAVHWLVDDTPWDLVDPITSIGTILRDDHEANAVREVVAAIISVSARQGSMSSDAAWFGDSGWREVRRTAADALTCLAR
- a CDS encoding CPBP family intramembrane glutamic endopeptidase, giving the protein MSATEEARPSRIAERLLADRHSLPLSITLHLAPGVLIVAVYLLIGAPLAESIGYPPFLGWAIAMLLALLPFELGLLLWLGRRRNGRFTLRGVVHYLDKPLSRGKLVAIVIPLIVWFLMVSFALTPMDNFFYERLFRWVPFEGAGGGVTDVLSGYPHSVMVIALAVCIPLTGLAFPVIEELYFRGFLMGRLSRLGRWAPVVSTVLFSLYHLWSPWVFLSRIIFFLPGPWFAWRKKDLRVSIGMHAGLTFLLQTFGTIALLLNLTP